Part of the Agelaius phoeniceus isolate bAgePho1 unplaced genomic scaffold, bAgePho1.hap1 Scaffold_105, whole genome shotgun sequence genome is shown below.
agatgtgggtgGTGCCAGACCCAGTAGCAGGAAGCTGCCacgggttttggatttctgtgccagcaaattgctggacttgggcggTGCCGGAACAGGGAagtttccagatctgggcactggcagtgccagcaaacaccagtgaaaccttctggtcctTGTCCGGACCGTtgaccagtggtttccctgagaaccagctctggccactttacagacagactGCTTCCATCTGcttgtctggaaacagaactttaatgaaggcaaacacaacaaacagggcAGCGTGCACAGTACAGAGAGcgaagcagaaaaaagcctgggtcccgggtctagcagggatatttatacatttatatatggggaggggttaaggtgggatctgagagaaggatccaagaggaaggaacgattaagaatattacaatttttgcagtaaaaagtaaccaatggtagcaaagggaactcagaactttctagcaacaatctgcataactgaacaagaggatcACAGGCGGGAGCTCCTTCTCACCccaactaaagagggttttcccacggCCTTAAGCCGAGGTGTccttcttttaaaccaaccccaacacaccagatctgggcgGTGCCGGGTTtgggctttctttgccagataATTGCTGGATTTGGGTTGTGCCAGCACcgggaaattgccagatgtgggcactggctaTGCCAGTGCACAGCAGATCTTGGTGAGGAatgtgctgccactgggaaattgccaaatgtgaACTTTCTGTGtcagcaaattgctggaattatgctgtgcaggcatctgaaaaattccggatgtgggcactggcggtgtcagCAAACACGTGATTGGGTTGCTGTAGGTACCAGGTATTTgcttggttttggctttctttgccagcaaattgctgcacttgggctgtgccagcaccaggaaattgctggatctgggcactggcagtgctggcaaacaccagatctgggtggtgacagagccagcaaagaaaaattgccagatttttctctctttgccagaaaatttcTGCATTTGAGCTATGCCAGAATAGGGAAATATCCAGATCTTGgaactggcagtgccagcaaacccCACATTTCAGGAAGGACTGGATCTGgacccttcccttcccttcccttcccttcccttcccttcccttcccttcccttcccttcccttcccttcccttcccttcccttcccttcccttcccttcctttcccttcccttcccttcctccacAAGgtgccagaggggctggagagcagccaggcagaaagggacctgcagggacagatggacagcaggctggacatgaggcagccgtgtgcccaggtggccaagaaggccaatggttcctggcctggctcaggaatggtgtgggcagcaggagcagggcagggattgttcccctgtgctcagcactgcttgggcagcacctcgagtgctgtttgcagttctgggcccccaatttaggaaggacatggaggggctggagcgtgtccagagaagggcaacaaggctggggaggggtctggaacacaagagctttgaggagcagctgagggagctggggttgtttatcctggagaagaggaggcccaggggagacaaggcagtgtcagggcacagcttggacttgatgatctccatggcctgttccagccttgctgattctgggattctctgaaagaacccttggagcagttgcaggatgaacCCCGGGCCTCCTCttgaggagctccagcagcccaggtgcctcagctgctcctggcagccccaaagcccatcctgtcagtcgtgcagagcctctgcagctcctcctcactgcccagaacagggagccccaggggcAGACACAGcggcccagatgtgcccccctggcctgggctgtctctggcaagggagcagcagcaggcactgcaggagcctgcagacaattcctgcagcacttgtaggatgatcctgctgcacaagggacgttcccatggggccaagtcaggaactgcaatgggcagtggggccagagaggaaagagcaaccagggatgggctgtttgcaggggagggaacaggggtggGCAATGGGAAGACATTTGtatcaggaagaggaaagaaagcaaaggtgaagcaaaGGAAActctcagggcagtttggggctggctgccaggcagccctggctctgagcaacagcgtctgcagtggcacaggaaactcccagctgatgggaacaaactttctggctgactgcagaggccaggacaaagctgagtggtttccctggtgtcccccagcccttgctggccccgggggctgatggcatttgtgctccctcaggttcatgtccccacagcaacagcatgggggtgctccCCTTGCTGTGTCCAATGCAAGCAGGGActgctgagccagtgctgccgtgtctgtgcctgcaaggatgaggcacctgtgtgagctgggggagaggccagggctgcagaggggggatgttgttggcagctgcatgaggacgctctgggacgctgccctgggctgtgcagcgcactgggcatggatcagcccctgctctgctgctccttcccgtctgccccagggcccttgcagagccccagccgtgctgtttgcccccagcctgcccacggccagcctggggctgttcacgggggtttctgtgctgagcattggcctggccgtgttcttgagagagcctgggccaggagcctggagcccccagggcctggcctgaggcatcagcgctgccccagcagtgcccatggcctgtccctgctgcagccccggcactgccacccccagggctgtgcccggccccgagagcactcaggccctgcagcaacaccagggccaccagggcagcggggcagggccacggcagcagcactggcaacaccaagtgctgctgctgctgctgatgggcacagctgctgggccagcactgatctgccccagctctgcacacagacattgctgctgcagctccagagaaggcaacaaaagggcatctctgcagaaaaccctgctgggagatcctttagttcctttaaaggcaccaagagctcattgacacagtctgtggccacagggaagacggagagaaacaaaatgagaaacggcacaaacaatgacatttctttgtggacaatatgaaaaaaactaaaacaaagaaaaagaactgcCAAActgaaaccaacaagaagtattaaagatgacttttattccAGATGATTTGCTGAAATTGGCAAGCAGATGAATgttcctgaaagcatccagtcatcagtctccacactgcagccttgagctcctggttcctcaggctgtagatgagggggttcagggctggaggcaccactgagtacagaactgacaggaccagatccagggatggggaggacatggaggggggcttcaacGGAGCAAATATGCcagtgctgacaaacagggagagcacagccaggtgagggaggcaggtggaaaaggctttgtgctgtccctgctcagaggggatcctcagcacagccctgaagatctgcacataggagaaaacaatgaacacaaagcAACCAAATACCAAAGAGGCACTAACTGTGATGAGTCCAACTTCCCTGAGAGTGttggagtgtgagcaggagagcctgAGGATCTGTGGCAcctcacagaagaactggcccagggcattgccatggcacaggggcagggaaaatgtattggctgtgtgcatgagagcatggagaaaggcactggcccaggcagctgctgccatgtgggcacaagctctgctgcccaggagggtcccgtagtgcaggggtttgcagatggacacgtagcggtcgtagcacatgatggtcagcagtGAATACCCTGCTGTgataaagaacagaaagaaaaagagctgagcagcacatgctgagtaggagatggtgctggtgtcccagagggaattgtgcatggctttggggacagtggtgcagatggagcccaggtcgctgagggccaggctgagcaggaagaagaacatgggtgtgtgcaggtggtggccgcaggctacggcgctgatgatgaggccgttggccaggagggcagccagggagatgcccagcaggaggcagaagtgcaggagctgcagctgccgcgtgtctgccaatgccagcaggaggaagtgcctgatggagctgctgttggacatttgctggggctggccatggggacctgttcatggagaaaggacagtgaagtgTTAGAGGAGATCcctgtaaccaaaaccaaagccatttcccatacactctccccaaaacacacacagagacatccttttgtgttcaagagttctggggtttttcttaTAAGCTTCCCCACATCTCTTCTGGTGTTTTTGGATATCAGAAgccctcagcatttctgctgcactcagggAGAACAGAGCAAGTTCTGTGAGGCAGAGTGATgagtggagactgaggagagatGGTCTGTCATTCTGACCTGTTCAGAGTTTCTCTGGGCTTTAACCTGTCTCAGGTGGAGGGTGATCACCTTCCCATGCTTCCCCTAAAATGTCACCAggtactgctgagagcagatggatccaccccagcccagctgcacatttgtagccaaggactcgtattgctcatttcaccaacccagcagcattttcagagtcagaacacctctgcctttccccatcaaTCTTATGACTCCAagatgctctaggacaggtttgcaccctggattgaagctcccagcttggactgaaatctcagggagactcccaagtgtccttctgatggcattggattgtgggagatgcagctccttccctggctgcactgacagcattgcccagagccgggccctggggacagcgtcaccctgagccagctgtgccccctccagagcccccagggccgggcagctgctcccagccctgtgctctgcagagggacctgggcccggggctgcagagctgccccacggctctgctgcagctctgcctgcacaggaggggctgagcgccttggagccccggccctgagggcagaggcttggctggggcacaggagggagggggcttgttcagagggaggggctgcactgcaggggatccTGTGCACATCTCTAATCTTagcctgccacagcattgctgggttttgttttctttccttccctgatcttctctctgttTCCTGGAGactttcctcctgcaggtgtttccctgtgcccgACCTCTCCacaccagcactcacagaccccaaatctctgtgcactccctgtgcccctacagcctgtttgcagggcatgggctggggcaggttctgtttgcagcttggagaaaggacagctcagactgaatCTCATGggtccagcaaaggtgatgctggtgctggccatgggcagaggagtggctgaaagcacattagggatctcctgtgaacctattgATCACTAAAAGTAACAGTTCAGGTGTCTCAGGCACTTGTCAAAATCcataatcatcctttaatatttatccccccctccctgccattcTCCAATAGTAGGAAACGGAATACAAAGTCTTaggaaatttcctcatttttatcaaaatccttgtcttgggaatattctgtgactgatcagaacccctcagTACATCAgagcttcatgagcatttcacctcccctgcaccagaaatactcGGAGCGGTACTCACagagtctgcaggcattgggatgttgcaTCTTCAGGAGatcactgcaggagctgcagctgcattgtcctgcagccagaggttgctgtgccaagggctggcagtgattgtgccccaggcacttctcagccccttcccagccctgagtgcttgaagctctctgtgcctctgtgctgtgcccgagctggctgcaggcagtgccccagccctgctgggctgtgcacaggagctgctcctggccagagctgtctctctgcagctctgctgcccttgccaggagctgcctctgggccaggagcccgggccagctcagcagcacagacacagcaccaggacttgaatgagcctctggggctttgtgctgaggccctgaacatcagtccctgagagggagctgaagaaacctctccagaactctgAGTCAGAATCCAGCTCCAaagtttcttgaagttttaatgggtcccactgagggacaggactgagaaagtgtccccaggccccaggcagagcagagaactggaggcagtgatgacaggtggggacagagaagccaagtcttggtgccctggggcacagcagggtctgtgccaccaagggctgggaggagacaccttgtcctgaggccctggggcctcctggcacagccccagccaggctgggcactgccagccccttgtcctgccctcagcatccccccctagcccacatcccagtggcctcaaggatctgctggaaGGAGTCCcaggggagccttgctcaggaatggccctgggggctcctgaatgctccctgcagggactgcaggtttttcaaaggactttgggttttgcttttgccttggagtctctgagaagtctgtgcaatcatggccccaattatctgctttaaggAGTTCCTTGagggctttgtactgacactcagtggggctcattaatactttgagatactcaagatttttaaggtactttgtgTGGAGGCTGGAGAACTGGCCAAGGAAAAGCCTGCTGTACTCCCCTGGAGGACCAACCCCTAAGCCATAACCTCTGGTTAGGGAGAGCAAAAagatcacccccaaaatcctttgTTGCTTTATGTTGATCCCTTACAACCCATTGGTCCTTCCCCTTtgctctgcccctgtgccctgaTCCCATTCACTCTAGTGTTCTGTCCTGCCCTTTGAGATCCCAATATAAacccctgctttccctgcctgagtGGCTTTTTGTCCCTGGACCCTTTTGAGGCTGAAGCTCAGGAAAGGTTCTCCTTGGAACCCCACACCAAGACCCCGTCTCTCCTTCTGCGTCTCCGGGATCacagaagagctgaaatcactcgGCATGAGCAGAAACATTGCCTGTGCCCCCGAGGTGTCTTCTTCAAGAAGTTTCTTCGGGAAGGTTGCAGCGCTCTGAGCACCACCTGCCACAACCTGTGGTGCCCAGCGTGCAGCCTCTGCAAAGAGATCCCTGAAGAAgtgtctcctgcagcctcccactGCAGGACAAAAGTCGCTGTTGGCGCAGCCGCTTTCCCCAGGAGAAGCCCTCACGTTTTAGTGGGGGCTGTCCGAAGGGCGACCGGGACCCTCCGAAGACTGAAGAGGCCGAAGAGCTCCCGGAGTAGCGGAGGCCAATTGAGGGGCTGAGCACCTGCCCAGCAGATTTTCATTGACCCGATGGGCAATGGCCCAAAGAGCAACTgtaagttatatatatatatatatatatatatatatatatatatatatatatatatatgtatatgagggtcttctgctttttcattttcctttttctgctggGTGTGGGAATAAAGTCTGAGGATGGGCAACAACCTTAGTCATCCTAAGCTGAGCCCTTCTCAAAGACACGTCTATTCCAAGGTTGTGGGTGCCCTTGCTGATTGgagaatttgtttttctaaggGAAATTGGAaagcttttgttcattttatttCCAAATACTTGGTGAATGTTTCAAGGGAATCGGTTTTATTGCTTGAGTTTTGGATGTGGTTGCGATCAAGttatttgttttacaaatggaGGGAAATTTTAAAGTGGGGAAGTTTATCCTCTTTTCCATTTATCCTTATTTTCATTCTATTTATGATTCAGttaaaaaattgggggaaaattcaggaaaagttTTTGGTCCCCATTTCAAAACCACTTCCCCTTCTTCCTGTCCCCATGTACCCAAAACCCTTCCTCACCTGAGGGGCAATGGGCTGGCAGTCGTTGTCACTTGGCCCAGGGTTGCTATCGATCCCCTGACGCCTCCCgatcccctccctccctttgcCTGGACAGCAAAGCGTCTGCTGCCCTGGACCTTCCCCTcatcctccctcctgtgcccctttACCCACTTCCCCCTCCTGTTGATTCCCCACTAAACAGTGCCAGCAACGTATCCAGCCCCACCATTTTGTTGCCTCCATTTCCAAGTTTTCCCACCCTTACACCCCAAAGTGGCCACCTCcccacctctcctcctcccGTTTCTGTGCCCTCCATTGCTCTCATCTCCCCCCTTCCCCCATGTTGATGGGTGTAACCTCACTGGGACCCCCCATTGGTCAGGAATCCCCTCCCCATCGTGGACCCCATTGCAGTTGAGTGTAAACAGGGGAGAAGGACAACatcacccagctcctgggaccccatcccctgcagggacacctcctcaGCAGAATGTCCCCGGGTTGTCCAGAGCCgtgcccctgccccaggtggggatggcgaGCTGGCgggtgccctgctgctgcacagacctgcagggacagcccctgccagtgcccgTCACCAGCGGAGCACActgcccctggagcaggcaggttGGAGCTGGGAGACATCCTGCCCCGTTTGGGATTTCAGGAGGCAGCACCCACTCGAGGTCACAGGCCCATGGACATCAACACTGGTGAAGGAAAGATCTAATGTTAAAAACATCATCCAGGCAATGCTCTCTTTACAAGTTCTGCCCTGAGTTTTCCTTAAGAAGATCTGAAACATTCAATGTCAccagcaaaagctcctgcaatggctgcaggctagcagagcagggctgtcagctgtgaaacaagtgctgccacaagcagcagctcccccagggcagcaaatcaagagctgggaaggagctgatctGAAGGCCAAACCTCCTTAGCTCCTTCTGAAAGAGCAGGAACAGTTCCTCATTCCAATCAGGTGGAATGCTGGGCACCACAGCTCCAGGTGAGGACTGGACACAAGTTTGCTCCCACTGAGTGCTGTGATGggttctgcaggagctctgggctcctgtgcTTGCCAGGCACAATGAGCAGAGAAGGAGCCAAGTGCACTGATGTGGGAAATGGGTTTGTAGAAAGTTTTTAGGGCCTAATAGAAGGCCCACACAGTATGAATCTTTTATAAACCTTGAGACAAGAAATGCTAACTTaaaaatgccatggaataggacagaTATTGTTGAGAGAGGAATGGAGCTGGAAGAAAGTTTCAAAAGATGGCCTTGCAATTAAGACTTTGGAAAAATAGAgctatgaaagatgcattgtagagggacccacaaggagTAGTTTTAAATAattggctttaaggcatctACAACATGGTGTGGCAAAAAGCTGATAGACCAAGAAACACCTATAATgtattgtaattaggaaatagtcaGCTTCTGattgaattataacatctgtattgtctcacccttctcatgagactgaaaatggaatacaagtttttaaaacacctctcagtgtccccatctCCAGGTCAAGAAGAGTATTATCCAACACACTGACACACCTTTGCCTCGAGCACAACCCAGCCTGGACCAAACACACTGAAAGGTTTCCCCTTTGGGCCATGACTCGAAATGTCAGGTCTGCTGTTTGACAACTCAGGTTGGTTTGGTGTCAAGGAGTTTCCCTCAGAAATACTGGGTTTGTCTTcctctgtgccttcccctcagcagccttggggATGCTCCTGTGTGAAGCCATCTGTCTCACACAGTTTGAGACAACTTAAAATAGGATATTGTGCAATGAGTCATCTCCTCTAAAGTGTTCCTGCAATCCCTTTCCAGCAATAGGAAATTATTACTAATAGATGAAAGTGGAAAAACCCCAGCAGTTTATTAACAAACAGAATCCCCCCATGACACGCGTTCCAAGAAGGCGCCGGATTCTCTCTCGGGAAGAACAGGAGCTGTCACGGAGCAGttccagcagctgatggaagCTCGGTGGCTCGTGCGGCGTCGACTTTCTCCCATGGCAGAGCTCCATGGAACGGtcagggcaggggaagcagctgggctggagcccctcgCTGTCTTTTCTCCCCGGCGTGGCTCAGCTTACAGACTCtcgggctgggagcggggccgcTCCACTTCTGCCGGCACCATGTCCCTGGGCTTGGACAAACAGTTTtctgccaggagagccctgcacaCTGCTCCACAGATCTCCCAGAAAGGCCCAAACCAACTCCAAACactctgtctgcagcagcttttcacaaagggctgcagaaATCCAGGACAGCTGCAAGTGAGTGTCGCAAGGCTCTTGTCTTGTTCCTGACAGCAGAATTCTTGATGATCTGATGCAATTTTATTCAAATGTAACAAGAGAGCTGAgatattttgttaaaatatttcatgagGAGTAACAAGCCTTGGGAGCATGAGGTACAGGACTGACATGCAAAAGCATGAGCATATCCTCCAAAGTAGCCAGTTTAATTGTCTATTTTATTACTCTTGTATTTACTCCACACTAATGAGGAAAACCAAGCTTTTCTTGGAGGCAAAACAGGCATGGGATACACTACAGTCCCTCACAGgctcaccagggctggcagtgacaaAGCAGGCAGTCTGCTTCATTGTGAACCACTACAGAGCTACATCCCAATCTGGTTTAAGTAGCGTGGTATTATTAAGAGCTCCTTTTCTGCATGAGATACAAAAAGGAGATCCCAAATGATCTTCGTGCAAGCATGCAGTCAAGAACTGGTCCTGCTATGCTAATGAAGCGTTTGCTTTGGCAATTACACTCTTCCCATTCATCTTTGGATGCAGACACTTCAGGTTCTCCCCTACATCCCTGCAAGGCTGGCAGTCGCTGGTTCCCATTTCCTGTTCTTCCCTAGAGATGGTGCAGTGGCTGCTTTGAGACAAAAAGCCCTGAGATCTGGACAGCTCGAAGGAGCATGAAATGCTAATTAAGTGCTCATATTGGTAATACCCAGGTCTGCACtgctctgaagcagcagcagcagcaggaccatgcATCATTCCTGCTGGTGGATGTTCATGTTTCTGGTGTGCAAGAGCAATGGCTTTGAGGAGGGACAAAAATGCCCCTCTTCAAACAGTGGGTGTGCAAGGAGATGTGAAGTTTCACAGCCTTTTCTAGGATATTTCAGAACGATCTAAGAGAATATTGTGGCATGGAGTAGGTCCCTAATTTTGTCTCCAGAGAAATGCCCAAAGGGCACATTCactctgctgctgatggcaacCCCATAAGCTCATGGACCCGTTTTCCCTGCAACATGCCACCCTGCCTGGGCTTTACTAGGCCAGGACTAGAGCCAGAGCAAAGCAAACACATGCAGCCAGGTGACATTGTGTGACATCAGAAGCTGGCAACCATGAGGACTTTGCTGTCAAAAGGTTACAGTTTGCACTGGGCCCAGAA
Proteins encoded:
- the LOC129133786 gene encoding olfactory receptor 14A16-like, translated to MSNSSSIRHFLLLALADTRQLQLLHFCLLLGISLAALLANGLIISAVACGHHLHTPMFFFLLSLALSDLGSICTTVPKAMHNSLWDTSTISYSACAAQLFFFLFFITAGYSLLTIMCYDRYVSICKPLHYGTLLGSRACAHMAAAAWASAFLHALMHTANTFSLPLCHGNALGQFFCEVPQILRLSCSHSNTLREVGLITVSASLVFGCFVFIVFSYVQIFRAVLRIPSEQGQHKAFSTCLPHLAVLSLFVSTGIFAPLKPPSMSSPSLDLVLSVLYSVVPPALNPLIYSLRNQELKAAVWRLMTGCFQEHSSACQFQQIIWNKSHL